CGGAGGACTCGGAGAAGAGACGAGGATCAATGGTTTCGCCTGTCTATTCCTGCCGCTAGTCGTCACGCAAATTGCGCTGCTCGGGCTCGGAGTCTCGTTTCTGACTTCCTGTCTGACTGCAAAGTATCGAGACATGAATTTCCTTCTATCGTTTGGCGTGCAGATGATCCTCTACCTTTCTCCGGTCATCTACTCGATCGATACAGTGCGTGCGCGAGTCCCTGAAGACTGGGCTTGGTTGGTTTTTGTCAACCCGCTCGCCCCGCTTATCGAATACTTCCGCTACGCCCTTCTAAACACGGGGCAAGTAAACACCTTAGCATTTGTATATTCCGCGATCGTCAGCGTCGGAGTATTTATCGGAGGGCTGATGCTCTTCCAACGCACAGAGAGAACTTTCGTCGACAAAGTGTAATCGAACGATGGAGCAGCCGATAATAAAAGTTAACAACCTGTCCAAGGTCTATCGACTGGGACAACTAGGCGCCGGCACCTTGCGCGAAGACGTTTCCCGTTTCTGGCAGAAGATCCGGTATGGAAAATCTGAATTCGAATCGAAGGACGATTTTTGGGCCCTCCGCGATGTATCGTTCGAAATCAATAGAGGCGAAGTCATCGGCTTGATCGGTGGAAATGGAGCCGGCAAATCGACTCTTCTGAAACTTCTCAGCCGCATCACCGAACCGACCCAAGGCCGTATCGAGTTACGTGGCCGAGTTGGCAGCCTGCTCGAAGTCGGAACCGGATTTCACCCGGAACTCACCGGCCGAGAGAACATCTTTCTTAACGGAGCGATACTCGGTATGACTCGTAAAGAGGTCGCCGCTAAGTTTGACGAGATCGTGGATTTTGCGAACTGCGAAACCTTCATCGACACGCCGGTTAAGCGTTACTCTTCCGGTATGCGGGTGCGTGTTGGCTTCTCCGTCGCCGCTCACCTAGAACCGGAAATTCTCATCATCGACGAGGTCCTCGCCGTCGGCGATGCGGCCTTCCGCGAAAAGTGTATTGGGAAAATGGAGGATGTTGCCGGACAAGGTCGCACCATCGTTTTCGTGAGTCACAACATGGGGATGATCCGCCAATTGTGTGATCGCTGCCTCGTTCTGGAGAATGGCCGAATCACCGCCGACGACGAATCGGGAGCTGCAGTTAGCCAGTACTTGTCACGTTTGGAGCGTGAGAACTCAAAGCCATTTTCAAAAGACAACCCAGACCGCCAGATCAAAGGAAGCGCACGATTCACTGGTATTCGGATTTTGGATAAAGCTGGTTACCCAACGAAGGATTTGGTCGCGGGCGAGGCTGCCTACTTCGACATTGATTATGAAGTGCCCAA
This region of Pelagicoccus albus genomic DNA includes:
- a CDS encoding ABC transporter ATP-binding protein, encoding MEQPIIKVNNLSKVYRLGQLGAGTLREDVSRFWQKIRYGKSEFESKDDFWALRDVSFEINRGEVIGLIGGNGAGKSTLLKLLSRITEPTQGRIELRGRVGSLLEVGTGFHPELTGRENIFLNGAILGMTRKEVAAKFDEIVDFANCETFIDTPVKRYSSGMRVRVGFSVAAHLEPEILIIDEVLAVGDAAFREKCIGKMEDVAGQGRTIVFVSHNMGMIRQLCDRCLVLENGRITADDESGAAVSQYLSRLERENSKPFSKDNPDRQIKGSARFTGIRILDKAGYPTKDLVAGEAAYFDIDYEVPKEAIDEIRVMFYTSDGNCAIKLSSKHVNYGDISSSGSIRFTLNPFPLPVGRYRISISCFTRSMPSDYIPNVGIFTVSGGSLYPSGQAFTGRVCTVLVPFTCEPSEPDTISLSGSSVKSMKDAKGKDIPVSPPAVNK